In Jatrophihabitans sp., a single genomic region encodes these proteins:
- a CDS encoding alpha/beta hydrolase, which produces MPRRPTRTLPTVLLPSPFGAEQDWPQWLAGELSSAGREVRQAVWPEPEAADLAGCLAALRQCMAGLADDGFDVLAHSASCLLWLHHAVESATAEGAAGRSPRPSRVALVAPPAPDQPLPAWDFLRPAPLAVDALRRAADGTVLVGGDNDRHCPGGVAQVYGAPLKMAATVIAGAGSLTAADGYGPWPAALDWCGRDNLAFLA; this is translated from the coding sequence GTGCCTCGTCGACCGACCCGAACCCTTCCCACCGTCCTGTTGCCGAGCCCGTTCGGAGCCGAACAGGACTGGCCTCAGTGGCTGGCCGGCGAGCTGAGCAGCGCCGGACGCGAGGTCCGCCAGGCAGTCTGGCCAGAGCCCGAGGCAGCGGACCTCGCCGGTTGCCTGGCGGCGCTGCGCCAGTGCATGGCCGGGCTTGCCGACGACGGCTTCGACGTGCTGGCGCATTCGGCGTCCTGCCTGCTGTGGCTGCACCATGCTGTCGAAAGCGCCACTGCCGAAGGCGCCGCCGGCCGTTCGCCACGGCCATCCCGGGTGGCCCTGGTGGCGCCGCCGGCTCCGGACCAGCCGCTGCCGGCCTGGGACTTCCTGCGGCCGGCGCCGCTGGCGGTGGACGCGTTGCGCCGTGCCGCCGACGGCACGGTGCTGGTCGGCGGGGACAACGATCGGCACTGCCCGGGTGGGGTGGCCCAGGTGTACGGCGCGCCGCTGAAGATGGCGGCCACTGTCATCGCCGGCGCCGGCTCGCTCACGGCCGCGGACGGCTACGGGCCCTGGCCTGCGGCGCTGGATTGGTGCGGGCGGGACAACCTGGCCTTCTTGGCCTAG
- the truA gene encoding tRNA pseudouridine(38-40) synthase TruA → MSQPAEPVSPAGGGGLVRLRLDLGYDGTDFAGWATQPGRRTVQTVLETALSTLFRMPRVPVVVAGRTDAGVHASGQVCHCDVDPVRWEQERSRIVRRLAGLLPPDVRVHAVTVAPAHFDARFGALWRRYRYRICDADYGVPALDRVDTAGWKHTLDAVAMHRAGQRLLGLNDYAAFCRRRLGASTVRSLQELVVARSGELVEIEVQADAFCHSMVRSLVGALAAVGDGSKDAEWPHRLLTLGRRSEEVRVAPARGLTLLAVDYPSEAELAARAAQTRAVRSLS, encoded by the coding sequence ATGAGTCAGCCGGCCGAGCCCGTTTCCCCCGCCGGGGGAGGCGGGCTCGTCCGGTTGCGGCTGGATCTGGGCTATGACGGCACCGACTTCGCAGGTTGGGCCACGCAGCCTGGGCGGCGGACGGTCCAGACGGTTCTGGAAACCGCGCTGAGCACCCTGTTCCGGATGCCTCGGGTGCCGGTGGTGGTCGCCGGGCGCACCGACGCGGGAGTGCACGCCAGCGGGCAGGTCTGCCATTGCGATGTCGACCCGGTCCGCTGGGAGCAGGAACGGAGCCGGATCGTCCGCCGGCTCGCCGGGTTGCTGCCGCCAGACGTCCGGGTGCACGCGGTGACGGTGGCCCCGGCTCACTTCGATGCCCGGTTCGGCGCGCTCTGGCGCCGCTACCGCTACCGGATCTGCGACGCCGACTACGGCGTGCCCGCACTGGATCGAGTAGACACCGCCGGCTGGAAGCACACCCTGGACGCCGTGGCCATGCACCGGGCCGGCCAGCGGTTGCTCGGGCTCAACGATTACGCGGCCTTCTGCCGCCGCCGACTGGGCGCCAGCACGGTGCGCAGCCTGCAGGAGCTGGTGGTGGCGCGCAGCGGTGAGCTGGTCGAGATCGAGGTGCAGGCCGATGCCTTCTGCCATTCGATGGTCCGCTCGCTGGTCGGTGCGCTGGCCGCGGTCGGCGACGGCAGCAAGGACGCCGAGTGGCCGCACCGGTTACTGACCCTGGGCCGTCGCAGCGAGGAGGTCAGGGTGGCGCCGGCACGCGGGCTCACCCTGCTCGCGGTCGACTACCCGTCCGAGGCAGAGCTGGCCGCGCGAGCCGCTCAGACCCGGGCGGTCCGCAGCCTCAGCTAG
- the rplQ gene encoding 50S ribosomal protein L17, with translation MPTPTKGPRLGGGPAHERLLLANLATALFEHDRITTTEAKAKRLRPLAEKLITFAKHGELHDRRQVLKVIRNKDVVHKLFAEIGPKFSERPGGYTRIIKVNPRKGDNAPMAVIELVEELSAAARVVREAERSRGTKVAPSKAPTGRTAEIAEDAAAESPTAARVAGDASAAKQASEDAAAETVVDDATEETPAAEAVVDESGAAAPAEDAAEVEPAEVEPAEDEGK, from the coding sequence ATGCCCACGCCCACCAAGGGCCCTCGCCTCGGCGGCGGTCCGGCACACGAGCGGCTGCTGCTCGCGAACCTCGCGACCGCATTGTTCGAGCACGACCGGATCACCACCACTGAGGCCAAGGCCAAGCGGCTGCGCCCGCTGGCCGAGAAGCTGATCACGTTCGCCAAGCACGGTGAGCTGCACGATCGGCGTCAGGTTCTCAAGGTCATCCGGAACAAGGACGTGGTGCACAAGCTGTTCGCCGAGATCGGTCCGAAGTTCTCCGAGCGGCCCGGCGGCTACACCCGGATCATCAAGGTGAACCCCCGTAAGGGCGACAACGCCCCGATGGCGGTCATCGAGCTGGTCGAGGAGCTCAGCGCGGCGGCCCGGGTCGTCCGCGAGGCCGAGCGTTCCCGTGGCACCAAGGTCGCTCCGTCCAAGGCGCCGACCGGCCGTACCGCCGAGATCGCCGAGGACGCCGCCGCCGAGTCGCCGACCGCTGCCAGAGTGGCCGGTGACGCCTCGGCTGCCAAGCAGGCCTCCGAAGACGCCGCGGCCGAGACCGTCGTCGACGACGCGACCGAAGAGACGCCCGCGGCTGAGGCCGTGGTCGATGAGAGCGGCGCCGCGGCGCCGGCTGAGGACGCCGCCGAGGTTGAGCCGGCCGAGGTTGAGCCAGCCGAGGACGAGGGCAAGTAA